In Bos mutus isolate GX-2022 chromosome 10, NWIPB_WYAK_1.1, whole genome shotgun sequence, a single window of DNA contains:
- the LOC102285725 gene encoding LOW QUALITY PROTEIN: multiple coagulation factor deficiency protein 2 homolog (The sequence of the model RefSeq protein was modified relative to this genomic sequence to represent the inferred CDS: deleted 1 base in 1 codon) yields the protein MEHLEGVINKPEAEMSPQELQLHYFKMHDYDGNNLLDGLELSTAITHVHKEEVNEQAPMNEDELINLIDGVLREDDKNNDGYIDYAGEFAKSLQ from the exons ATGGAGCATCTTGAAGGTGTCATCAACAAACCAGAAGCAGAGATGTCCCCACAAGAGCTGCAGCTCCATTATTTCAAAATGCATGATTATGATGGCAATAATCTGCTTGACGGCCTAGAACTCTCCACGGCCATCACTCATGTTCATAAGGAGGAGGTAAATGAGCAGGCACCAATGAACGAAGATGAGCTGATCAACTTAATAGATGGTGTTTTGAGAGAGGATGACAAGAACAATGATGGATACATCGACTATGCC GGGGAATTTGCAAAATCCCTGCAGTAG